aaaacttcgacaaaccttttcacaatacggcagtctgacggagcactgtcagaacattattttggaaacaggtttgtcgaagtgtttcaCCTTAACAACCTCCGGTAACAAAACTAAAGCAGGGCTCTTTAatcggcatagactgccctttgtttcatttaaaatgatgtagtaaaacgaaagttatcattgttttaagtcttcattttaagcaaaatgttgccttccgacgtagcatatatgacgtaattgatcacgtggtatacacacacagtCTGTCACCGAAAGTTATTCATGGgataaaaagaaacattcagCAGTACTACTGTGCAAAATTCATAGTGtcaagtaaatgtttaaaatgagaGGCATAAATCTACCTTTTTAATCAATTCATTGTGAAAATATTATGTTCCTACCATTGTTTCTCTTTCATCAAAGCATCTTTCATCCGGGCCAAGTTTCGCTCATACTGATTTTCGCTCTCCGAGTCAACCATAACCGCCTCACTGTCCGCCAATCCGGGAGTCAAACCACCTGCCTCCACATTATCAGTCTCCGGGCGCTGGCGTTTATGGTACTGCCGAGCAATGATCTCGGTGAGTCGTTCAAGAGAGTCGGTGTGTCCTATATTACAAGGAATCATGTTACGGATAATAGAACAAGAAACATTAACATCAATAAAAGCACCAccagcaacagcagcagtaaCGATGTTTTTTTTACGACGAAGGTATTTGAACAGTTACTTCGGCGAGGGTTAGTAATTTCATGCAAAATAAAGTTTTCGAtctttttgattatttttttttatcaaaaaacaacaaaataaagtCGATTGTTGACTTACCTGTTGAATAACTGTTAGTAAGGCTACATATTGTCACCATGCACATGAACAATAACCGTCTCATGATAACTTTTGTATATGTTACAGTATCCAAAGAAGCACGATGTTGTTTTTAACGAAATCCTATCGAGTATAATCATTCGATtcgtttttgttatttttcatatccGGTTTTGACCTCAATCACGATAAAATCATTTGCACGACTTCTTTATAGTTTTCTATTATTTGATTTTCATCAACTGTGAAGGGGGATTCGCACCATTTAACCCTAACGTGAGAACATCTTGTATTTCAATGGAAAACTTACTTGTTTTGCATgggtaaacaaataatattgaatattttgagtTGGATTTATTATACCGTCTAAAATTTATGGATCGCAATCTAACTGAAAAAAAGAGCTTTGCAgacaaaagtataaaacatcggttgtgatacatgtatgataGTATGATTTCGTATGTTTTTTTCCTATGTAGCtctaaataaaagtgtttttccaAGTATACCTATGTGTCCTTTACTTCAAATTTTCCCTCTCGTATACATGCCGGTGCAAAATCAAAGGATTGGCCGCCTTTGACGAAGACGCAAAAAGGGTTTGTTAGTACCCCATGGCATATTAAGTTTTGATAAAtctttttttcatgataaactttattagcttaaatattttttttatattttaatttatgtttcagATTTATATGGCATTTACCTGTTTGTCCGTAAATTTGTATTTGATAGTATTAGCTGCACATCGAGATAATTCATGAAATTTTATGTTTCTGTTATGATAATATGTGGAAATATTGTCGCGGAATCATGGTATAGTATATCATAGTGTGATGAACAGTTCAAGGTCAACTATACACACGTGAGTTTgggcattcggagctcctcggccatttttatcgaaaacaacctcggatgtatgccggtacatcagttgaagtagttcgtaaatttttaattatatcattaattaaatgtagtgttttggAGCTGTATTAgtttatctaagtttaaattgattgccagtgaagtgtatttttgcaaacataattaagattcccaagagttcagtcattaagtttaactgctgaattaaattactatgcgatctacttgcagcggacttaaacataccgatttctgagtatgtaaactgtccatatacatccgaggttgttttcgataaaacgGCCGAGGAGTTTTGAATGCCCAGGAGAGGCCACATacaactatttaatgtgataCAGGGGCAGCTGTTTGAGTCTTCATCACAAACTCATGCTGCAATCGGAAATCCTCGGtcattatcaaacaaatatGACCTTGCAAATTATAAGGGCTTTAAAAAGTCCACCATGGCGGGTCCCATATTGAACACGTGTTGTATGTGTTCTCAAAGTTATGGggcatatctaatgttttaggGAGGAGAAGTAATGCCATTATACCGGTGCTGAAAGCTTGTTCATGTATTCAACGTTTGGTAACTTTATCAATGGGTCTATTTAACGTAATGATAATTTAGTAAATCGCCGGCGGCCCCATAACTTTTCGCATTTACGTGGTCTATCCCGAAGCCTGCTGGAGATGGTCGAGTTGTTACGACTGAATCATGCGGTAGAAAGTCACCGTCTTACCAACtacatgttttaaagttataaacctgtaagagagcagctttaaatactcttaatataattaattaccAGAAATACGTTGACAGAAATTAATTGACcaatatattattgttgttttgggCATTTATTTTTCGGTTTTCGGAACGCTTgtgtataatttataattaattattgtaaaCTGTATgcatgttaaaacattaacatgcATATGCAGCTAACATAAATAATCATTACTAATGTAGACAAACAAATGGGCAGATTTTGTCTATATATAGCTAAATTCCCACTCACgcacatgtattaaaaataaaaccacgGAACGGGCAGGTTTTGTCTATATACAGCTAAATCCCCACTCACGAGcatgtcttaaaaataaaaccacgGAAACGGGCATGTTCTGTTTCTATATAGCTCAATCCTCACTCACGGGCATgtcttaaaaaataaagcaaCGGAAACGGGCAGATTTCGtctattatataatataacgaAATCCCCACTCACGGGcatgtcttaaaaataaaaccacgGAAACGAGCAGATTTCGTCTATTATATTATAGCTCAATCCCCACTCACGGGCATGTCTTAAAAATTAAACCACGGAAACGAGCAGATTTCGTCTATTATATAATATAGCTCAATCCTCACTCTCGGGCATGTCTTAAAAATTAAACCACGGAAACGAGCAGATTTCGTCTATTATATAATATAGCTCAATCCTCACTCTCGGGcatgtcttaaaaataaaaccacgGAAACGGGCAGGTTTCGTCTATTATATCATATAGCTCAATCCTCACTCACGGGcatgtcttaaaaataaaaccacgGAAACGGGCAGGTTTCGTCTATTTTATAATATAGCTCAATCCTCACTCACGGGcatgtcttaaaaataaaaccacgGAGACGAGCAGGTTATGTATCTATATAGCTTACATCTCACTTACGGgcatatcttaaaaaaacccACGGAAACGAGCAGGTCTTGTCTATATATTTAATGCTTACACCTCACTCTCGggcatttctttaaactaaatTCACGGAAACGAGCaggttttgtttatatatagcTTACACCCCACTCACGGGcatgtcttttaaataaattcacGGAAACGGACACTGGTTTTGTTCTTTTTACAGTTTAAACACACgtacacgcacacacacacgcacacgcacacgcacacacacgcacacacgcacgcacgcacacacgcgcgctcactcactcactcgctcactcactcacctCATCTCCCTCTTGAATTGTCCAATCGGACATTTGGACATGTTTTTGTCCATAACGATGAAACGATGAAAAATATccattaaatacacaaaaagcATCATATTTACACTAAAATAACTCACATTTCCAAACAAGAAACCGTGGCAAGGAGGAGACGCACGTCTAAGTTGCGCCCACTCTTACGCAAAATCCTGGAACCGCCTCTGAATTGTCTACGGCACCATTTTTTATAAGGCCGGGTCAAGTGTATGAGCTGTCAGAAAAGCGAATGAGATATATAGTGgtgattattttaatatataagttataaaCTATACCGAATAACAAACCTTTGCAAAATATTCAGTTTTGCGTACTGCGTACTCCGTACTGCGCAAGAAACTTCACATTAAGCCAGCTCATAGATGTGCCTAAATGCCTAAAATGGCACTAAATCTCGAGCACTAAAGCGGGTGGGTCGAAGCCTTATCTTGTCTGAGTACACTTACTCATTTTTCACTGGCGTCTCCTTTTCATATCAAAATTATAGATAATTTATGCATACATTTCACAAAATGCACTATTTTAGTCGCAAAGTAGTCTTTTCTTCTTGTGAGTGCATCCCCACCCCCACCCTCAAGGTACGTCGGTACACTGCGAAAATGCCCCCTCTAACCTCAAGTCCTGGTCCCGGCCCTGCATTTATCGTATATTTCACACTAACTTCAAGAAATGAGCATCAGTGTCCATTTtggcaattattttatttttcacaaacGTATTTTACACggatacaatataaaaatgatacaaatattaatataaaagaacaaatatatacaattgtttaatattattgttttggcCATATATTTCAAAGAACCGTTTAGCACGTGCGAATATTTTGATTGGAATTCAATTCAAACACGATGTATGTGCAGTCATTTAGGATGCACCATTGTTTCCTCGACCAACTAAATTCCCGCGACCTCGAGGAATGACACTTGAATTTTTAGATCCCCATTTGATCTCGAAAGCCTTCCGCCCCCATGCCTTACCATGGGGTGTATTCTTGGCCATAGCGAGTCCCTTGGGCATGTCCGGGTAGGACCACCATTTGGAGCGCCGGATGGACGTGTTCGAGTCTCCGCTGGGCTGAGCGGTGGCCGTTTGCTGGCTGGTTGACCCCTCAGACGTCGTAACTGAATCTGTAATTGCTGACCCGGCCGTTGTAACAGTTGACTCTGATGATGTCTCTGTTGTCTGTTCAGTGGCAGATGGTGCTACCGTCGTGGACGACTCGCCTCCCGGTTGTGGAGTGCTCACGCTCGATGCTGATGATACGGATGATGTTGTTGCGGCCGTGGTAAGCGATGCCGTTGATTGTTTTGTTGTCGTCTGCGTGGTTGTGCCCTGACCTGCCGTCGCTGTGACGGCTGCTGATTGTGTGGTACTTCCGTCCTGACTAGTTATAGGAGGAGGCGGTTGAGTGGTGGTAATTGTGGTTGCTGTCGGCGCAACCGCGTCCACTGACGATGGTGGGATTCCGCGGCGACTCCTATTGGCAAAAAATGCGAAACGTTGTTTTAACGTTAaccatcaaaataatttaagcaacgtttataatatgtaatatgtagTACGTTTTATAAATAGTCAACTTATATCcgaaaataaattttatcattcaataaacgacaataacaacaacagtatcCAGCATTCTGCTTTTTGTTGCAATAGAAGAATTGAAACGAATAAAActgatacaaaataattgttatggAATATCATCATACCTCTGGAGTGTCTGATGACTGTCGCTTCGTACTAGAATTCCtggaaaaatacaatacatgttaTTCATGATATAAACACTCGCAGAAACTGAAGTCTGAATTAGGTGATACTGCGAAAAATGTAACGCCCCCTCCCCACCCATGTAACCTCCATAATACGTTCATTACAACTTGTGCTATGTTGACCGTTTTGAGTCGATTAAATGAGATTTGTATATACTACTGTTAAGAGCCCTGTTGTTAACTCTTCAATATTCAAACGTATGAGAGAAAGCTTAATTTTGCAGAAaaacgttagtaacgcttttgaAAATTGACTGACTTTAAGGTTAGATTTAcgaaataagtttaaaattaatatttctggtgtttgtttataaaacatggCTGGTACTCATTGGCTCCACGGCACTTAGTTGTGCATTGATGTTCCAATGCGTCTTCCgttgtagtgccaatgagtggaaaaTGGACGTAATGGAGGATATGgtctctttttttcttttcagaaatttatacaagtgaaataaaagaaaatgggGCATGTAATTCCACATAGAATTGACTGTGTGTTGTGTAAAACgtaaaaatatcttaataaaaatcaaaatctgatcGTCTATAACTTGCATCTAGACAatcagattatttttattattcagaaCTTCTACATTTAACACACCGCATAGTTGATCATATGTGGAACTACGCGCTCCGATTGTTTAATATTACTCGTTTAAATATatggaaagaaaaaataatcagAGACAATTCTCACCGTTTACGTCTATTTTCAATTCATTGGTATTTCAGCGGAAAACGCGTTGGGTTATTTTTAACGCATGCATTGTGTgtggctccaatgattgcccgCCGTATAAAATAAGCTCAGgttgaacaaattaaaatgaaaatgtaaccaACAGTAAAGCTGTACACGAGTCCGTTTAAGATAGCAAAAAGAACAAGTTTAATTTAACGTGCACATGAGGAGTAAATAATAGAATGCATGATAATTTGAATATACATACCACAGTGGATATTTGCACAGATTGAGATGCAAATCACGAGAACAAAGGTAACCCTACAAATATCCATGGTTGCAAAaggtatattattttttttcactttagtATTTTACGCCTTTATGTATAACAAAGCTTAGCGTTAACGTGCGACTGAGTCGATTACGTCCGAAATGTGTTTGGTTGTGTCCAGCGTTAACGATTAATTTTATAAGCAAACAGCGAGACTCTTGACCCCTGGTCCAACGTCATTGTGATGTCAAGCGGTAACTGTTGACTTATACATgcttttaattaataatgtaCATGCTTACGTTAACGTTAATCACGTGGGGGTCATTAAAAGTGTTTACCAAATTATACGGTGTCGTCTAAAAGTCGGATCGTCGAAGCGGTTACCTTTTTAGTTTAAAGGAACTGTCTCTCATTTTCCGTCAGCTGTCTTTATATTATTACAACCCGAAACTACGGATGATAAAATTTTCGACAAATTCggttaaattattttgagatGTTTTGGGAAAACAGTATGCTGAAACTTCCTTTAACAGCAACTGGTGCAGCTCGGCa
The Mya arenaria isolate MELC-2E11 chromosome 12, ASM2691426v1 DNA segment above includes these coding regions:
- the LOC128210962 gene encoding uncharacterized protein LOC128210962, coding for MRRLLFMCMVTICSLTNSYSTGHTDSLERLTEIIARQYHKRQRPETDNVEAGGLTPGLADSEAVMVDSESENQYERNLARMKDALMKEKQWRRMSLQGRWINEDGGFRGTSTTPKKLSTTSPTTTTISTTTPTTTTTSNFIDRWCLSPGLAKRRALWGKLTTGNWWRTCNGLWSRSI